One window of Thalassovita mediterranea genomic DNA carries:
- the gyrA gene encoding DNA gyrase subunit A: protein MSDETTPPDEPETPETPYEDGIDPVDIEDELKRSYLDYAMSVIVSRALPDVRDGLKPVHRRILYAMHINGNTPDKAYKKSANIVGAVMGNFHPHGDSAIYDALVRMAQPFSMGLTLVDGQGNFGSIDNDPPAAMRYTESRMTKAAQYLLADIDKDTVQFQDTYDGVQQEPMVLPAQYPNLLVNGGGGIAVGMATNIPPHNLGEVVDATLAMIDEPGIDDEALLEIVPGPDFPTGGLILGYAGSRKALLEGRGSVLMRARTEIEDVKSGRQAIIVSEIPYQVNKASMVQKIAELVRDKRIEGIADLRDESDRHGIRVVIEIKKDASADVVLNQLFRFSPLQTSFPVNMLALNGGRPEQLNLRAVLQAFIQFREEVVARRTKFELNKARDRAHVLVGLALAVANIDEVIRIIRHSPDPNAAREQLLAKAWPMMDMGPLIDLIADKRTRRADGDTIYLSDEQARSILALQLSRLTGLGRDEIGNEAKGLSDKIADYLDILRSRPRILDIIRGELNEVKEKFAVPRRSEFTFVDADLDDEDLIEREDMVVTVTHGGYVKRVPLSTYRTQHRGGKGRSGMSMKDEDFVTRLFTANTHTEILFFSSEGMVYKEKVWRLPVGSPQARGKALVNIFPLAKDERIESVMPLPDDEAAREELDLMFATRSGTVRRNKLSDFTRVNRNGKIAMKLDEGDGIVSVKICSEQNDVMLTTVLGKCIRFRVDDVRVFAGRNSTGVRGIRLDKGDEVISLGILHHLDFTSAEARAYRKHEIAKMRAISGEEEDEGEAIADDEDDAGEDEVSLSPERIAEMGAAEEFILTVADDGMGKRSSSYDYRVTGRGGKGLVAHNIWGSDKKKGPVKQIAQSFTVDDNDQVMLVTNAGQLIRTRVDQIRIAGRATSGVWVLRTNEGERVVSVARLVEDGEDDTEEE from the coding sequence GTGAGCGACGAGACCACTCCGCCGGACGAGCCGGAAACGCCAGAAACCCCGTATGAGGATGGCATCGACCCGGTCGATATCGAGGACGAGCTAAAGCGGTCCTACCTCGATTATGCGATGAGCGTGATTGTCAGCCGTGCGCTGCCAGACGTTCGTGACGGCCTGAAGCCCGTGCACCGCCGCATCCTCTATGCGATGCATATCAACGGCAATACGCCGGACAAGGCTTACAAGAAATCCGCCAACATTGTCGGTGCCGTGATGGGTAACTTCCACCCGCATGGCGACAGCGCGATCTATGACGCGCTCGTGCGGATGGCGCAGCCATTCTCCATGGGCCTGACGCTCGTTGATGGTCAGGGCAATTTCGGCTCGATCGACAACGATCCGCCAGCGGCCATGCGTTATACGGAATCTCGTATGACGAAGGCAGCGCAATACCTGCTTGCCGACATCGACAAGGATACGGTCCAGTTCCAGGACACGTATGACGGCGTCCAGCAGGAACCGATGGTTCTGCCGGCGCAGTATCCGAACCTTCTCGTCAATGGTGGCGGCGGTATCGCAGTCGGTATGGCGACCAATATTCCGCCGCACAATCTGGGTGAGGTCGTCGATGCGACGCTCGCCATGATCGATGAGCCGGGGATCGACGACGAAGCCCTGCTCGAGATCGTGCCCGGCCCGGACTTTCCTACGGGCGGTCTGATCCTGGGCTATGCTGGCTCGCGCAAGGCGCTGCTTGAAGGTCGCGGCTCTGTCCTGATGCGGGCGCGCACCGAGATCGAGGACGTGAAGTCTGGCCGCCAAGCCATTATTGTTTCAGAGATTCCCTATCAGGTGAACAAGGCCTCGATGGTCCAGAAGATTGCCGAACTGGTGCGCGACAAGCGCATCGAAGGCATTGCGGACCTGCGCGACGAATCCGATCGTCACGGCATTCGCGTGGTCATCGAGATCAAGAAGGATGCAAGCGCGGACGTGGTGCTGAACCAGCTTTTCCGTTTCTCGCCGCTGCAGACCTCCTTCCCGGTCAACATGCTGGCGCTGAACGGTGGTCGTCCCGAGCAGCTGAACCTGCGCGCCGTGCTGCAGGCCTTCATCCAGTTCCGCGAGGAAGTGGTTGCCCGGCGCACGAAGTTCGAGCTGAACAAGGCGCGCGACCGCGCCCACGTCCTCGTTGGTCTTGCGCTGGCTGTCGCCAATATCGACGAGGTTATCCGCATCATCCGTCACTCGCCGGACCCGAACGCGGCACGCGAGCAGTTGCTCGCCAAGGCGTGGCCGATGATGGATATGGGTCCGCTGATTGACCTGATCGCCGACAAGCGGACACGCCGCGCCGACGGTGACACGATCTATCTGTCCGATGAGCAGGCCCGCTCAATCCTGGCGCTGCAACTGTCGCGTCTCACCGGTCTTGGCCGGGACGAAATCGGCAATGAGGCCAAGGGTCTGTCGGACAAGATTGCCGACTATCTCGATATTCTGCGCTCACGTCCGCGTATCCTCGACATCATCCGGGGCGAGCTGAATGAGGTGAAAGAGAAGTTCGCCGTGCCGCGGCGCTCGGAGTTCACCTTTGTGGATGCCGACCTCGATGATGAAGACCTCATCGAGCGCGAAGACATGGTCGTGACGGTGACGCATGGCGGATATGTGAAGCGCGTGCCGCTTTCGACCTACCGCACGCAGCATCGCGGCGGCAAAGGCCGCTCTGGCATGTCGATGAAGGACGAGGATTTTGTAACGCGGCTGTTCACGGCCAACACGCATACCGAGATCCTGTTCTTCAGCTCTGAAGGCATGGTCTACAAGGAGAAGGTGTGGCGTCTGCCCGTCGGCTCCCCGCAGGCACGCGGCAAGGCGCTGGTCAATATCTTCCCGCTAGCAAAGGATGAGCGCATCGAAAGCGTGATGCCGCTGCCGGATGATGAGGCCGCGCGTGAGGAACTCGATCTCATGTTCGCGACCCGGTCTGGCACGGTGCGCCGGAACAAGCTGTCCGACTTCACGCGGGTGAACCGAAACGGCAAGATTGCGATGAAGCTGGACGAGGGCGACGGCATTGTCTCGGTGAAGATCTGCTCCGAGCAGAATGACGTCATGCTCACGACGGTGCTGGGCAAGTGTATCCGATTCCGGGTCGATGATGTGCGCGTCTTTGCTGGCCGCAATTCAACCGGTGTACGCGGCATTCGCCTTGACAAGGGCGACGAGGTGATCTCGCTCGGCATTCTGCACCATCTAGACTTCACGTCCGCTGAAGCGCGTGCCTATCGCAAGCATGAGATTGCGAAGATGCGTGCAATCTCTGGCGAGGAAGAAGACGAGGGCGAAGCCATCGCCGACGATGAGGATGATGCAGGCGAGGACGAGGTCTCTCTCAGCCCTGAACGCATCGCCGAAATGGGCGCGGCCGAGGAGTTCATCCTGACGGTTGCCGATGATGGCATGGGCAAGCGCTCGTCTTCCTATGACTACCGGGTCACCGGGCGCGGCGGCAAAGGCCTCGTGGCGCATAATATCTGGGGCTCTGACAAGAAGAAGGGGCCGGTCAAACAGATCGCGCAATCCTTCACGGTCGACGACAACGACCAGGTGATGCTGGTGACGAATGCGGGTCAGCTGATCCGTACGCGCGTCGACCAGATCCGTATCGCTGGCCGAGCAACATCCGGCGTCTGGGTGCTTCGCACCAATGAGGGCGAGCGGGTTGTCTCTGTGGCACGCCTTGTAGAAGACGGCGAAGACGATACAGAGGAAGAATAA
- the coaD gene encoding pantetheine-phosphate adenylyltransferase, producing the protein MQRVGLYPGTFDPITAGHLDIIGRGLKLVDKLIVGVAVNEAKKPLFSLDERTAIVEEETAKLHNPRGVEIEVRPFDNLLMHFAETCGAHVIIRGLRAVSDFEYEFQMTAMNEQLNREIETVFLMADVQHQAVASRLVKEIAKFGGDISSFVTPSVRAKLLEKYK; encoded by the coding sequence ATGCAACGTGTCGGGCTTTATCCGGGGACGTTCGACCCCATTACTGCGGGACATCTCGACATTATCGGCCGCGGGCTGAAACTGGTCGACAAGCTGATCGTCGGCGTTGCCGTCAATGAAGCCAAGAAGCCGCTATTCTCTCTCGATGAGCGCACCGCGATCGTCGAGGAAGAAACGGCCAAGCTGCACAATCCGCGCGGCGTCGAGATTGAGGTTCGTCCCTTCGACAATCTGCTGATGCACTTCGCCGAGACCTGCGGCGCGCACGTCATCATCCGCGGCCTGCGGGCTGTTTCTGACTTCGAGTACGAATTCCAGATGACGGCCATGAATGAGCAGCTGAACCGCGAGATTGAAACTGTCTTCCTGATGGCGGATGTACAACATCAGGCTGTGGCTTCGCGTCTCGTGAAGGAAATTGCGAAGTTCGGGGGCGATATTTCATCGTTCGTCACGCCAAGCGTGCGGGCCAAGCTTCTGGAGAAGTATAAGTGA
- a CDS encoding peptidylprolyl isomerase: protein MRFSTFAVSTLVLAGMAGATACAQSASEAPEPPVFTMDDVEASPDAWRQAEPENLLVMETTKGRIIIEMLPQVAPAHAEQFRTISSEGKWDGTVFHRVIDDFMAQGGDIRAMNGEGSGLPDLKGEFTFRANPGEMPLNVIGPMDSATQGLYMGFPMGTQAQFLAELTGDAAVERWILHCPGVVSTARTTDPNSANSQFFLMRHQADHLDKQYTAWGRVVDGFDVVRSIKKGPEPNGTPITNPDILQRAYMMSDLPAGEQLDVWVQRSDTPEWTERLAEADQTDTDICDVMRVPAVVAE, encoded by the coding sequence GTGAGATTTTCGACATTTGCGGTAAGCACGCTGGTTCTTGCAGGCATGGCGGGCGCAACCGCATGTGCGCAAAGCGCGTCCGAGGCTCCTGAACCGCCCGTCTTCACGATGGATGATGTCGAGGCGTCGCCAGATGCCTGGCGGCAGGCAGAACCCGAGAACCTTCTGGTCATGGAGACCACCAAGGGTCGCATCATTATCGAGATGCTGCCGCAAGTGGCGCCAGCCCATGCCGAACAGTTCCGCACCATTTCCAGCGAGGGCAAGTGGGATGGCACCGTCTTTCACCGGGTGATCGACGACTTCATGGCGCAAGGCGGCGATATCCGGGCGATGAATGGCGAAGGCTCCGGCCTGCCTGACCTCAAGGGTGAGTTCACCTTCCGCGCCAATCCAGGCGAGATGCCCCTGAACGTTATCGGCCCGATGGATTCAGCGACGCAGGGCCTTTACATGGGCTTCCCGATGGGGACGCAGGCGCAGTTCCTGGCTGAACTGACCGGTGATGCTGCCGTTGAGCGCTGGATCCTTCATTGTCCGGGCGTTGTATCGACCGCGCGTACGACTGACCCGAATTCCGCGAACAGCCAGTTTTTCCTGATGCGTCATCAGGCGGACCACCTTGATAAGCAGTATACAGCTTGGGGACGCGTCGTTGACGGTTTCGATGTGGTGCGATCGATCAAGAAGGGGCCCGAGCCGAACGGCACGCCCATCACAAATCCGGATATCCTGCAGCGCGCCTATATGATGAGCGACCTGCCGGCGGGCGAGCAGCTCGATGTCTGGGTTCAGCGCTCTGACACGCCTGAGTGGACAGAACGCCTTGCCGAAGCAGACCAGACCGACACGGACATATGTGACGTGATGCGCGTACCAGCGGTCGTCGCAGAATAG
- the queA gene encoding tRNA preQ1(34) S-adenosylmethionine ribosyltransferase-isomerase QueA, with translation MDLSAFAFELPEELIALRPVEPQDAARLLVVHGDGRLEDAGVRDLPRYLSAGDTLVFNDTRVIPAALKGVRPARDETGADVNVDANLVERVSPDTWRALARPGKRLRPGDTILFGEDFEATISEKGGGADLLLVFNRAGAALDEALDAFGAMPLPPYIARRRAADDKDRETYQTSFAGDEAQSVAAPTAGLHFTPRLREEIAAAGIASEWVRLHVGLGTFSPLQESQLESGRLHEEWRRVSPEVAEKLNAVRANGGRVVPVGTTALRTLESSVEGGKIVPTLGPTDIFLRPGDRLQATDALVTNFHLPESSLFMLVCALMGTDIMQAAYAHAIKEGYRFYSYGDACLLLP, from the coding sequence GTGGACCTATCCGCCTTTGCTTTCGAGCTTCCAGAAGAGTTGATCGCCCTGCGGCCCGTCGAGCCGCAGGATGCTGCGCGGCTGCTTGTGGTGCACGGTGATGGCCGGCTGGAAGATGCAGGCGTGCGCGACCTGCCGCGCTATCTGTCTGCTGGCGATACGCTGGTTTTCAACGACACACGCGTCATCCCTGCCGCGTTGAAGGGCGTACGCCCAGCGCGAGATGAGACAGGCGCGGACGTCAATGTCGATGCCAATCTGGTCGAACGAGTAAGCCCGGATACATGGCGGGCGCTCGCCAGGCCGGGCAAGCGGCTGAGGCCGGGCGATACAATCCTGTTTGGTGAGGATTTCGAGGCGACCATCAGCGAAAAGGGTGGCGGTGCGGACCTGCTGCTGGTCTTCAACAGGGCGGGGGCCGCACTCGATGAGGCACTGGACGCGTTCGGGGCGATGCCGCTGCCGCCCTATATCGCGCGTCGCCGGGCGGCCGATGACAAAGACCGAGAGACTTATCAGACAAGCTTTGCTGGCGACGAGGCGCAATCGGTGGCCGCGCCGACCGCTGGCCTGCATTTCACGCCGCGCCTTCGTGAGGAAATTGCGGCTGCAGGTATCGCGAGCGAGTGGGTGCGCCTCCATGTCGGTCTGGGGACGTTCTCCCCCTTGCAGGAGAGCCAGCTGGAGAGCGGGCGCCTGCATGAAGAATGGCGGCGGGTGAGCCCTGAAGTGGCCGAGAAGCTGAATGCGGTGCGCGCCAATGGCGGGCGGGTCGTTCCCGTCGGCACCACGGCGCTGCGGACACTGGAAAGCTCCGTCGAGGGCGGAAAAATCGTGCCCACGCTGGGGCCGACCGATATCTTTTTGAGGCCTGGCGACAGACTACAGGCGACCGATGCGCTGGTGACCAACTTCCACCTGCCTGAAAGCTCGCTCTTCATGCTGGTCTGCGCGCTGATGGGCACAGACATCATGCAGGCTGCTTACGCGCATGCCATCAAGGAAGGCTATCGCTTCTACTCCTATGGCGATGCGTGCTTGCTGCTTCCCTGA
- the tgt gene encoding tRNA guanosine(34) transglycosylase Tgt — translation MATFPFEIKAREGKARTGVLKTPRGDIRTPAFMPVGTAATVKALYMDQVEQAGADIILGNTYHLMLRPGAERVKRLGGLHAFSGWKGPMLTDSGGFQVWSLSQLRKMDADGVTFRSHIDGSEHRLTPARSIEIQADLLGADISMQLDECTDFPCTHEEAERSLDLSLDWGARSLEAFGERDSQTLFGIVQGSNFPDLREKSAKGVVAQGFGGIALGGLAVGEGHDQMCATIDMTVPYLPEEKPRYVMGVGKPIDLVESVARGIDMFDCVLPTRAGRHGQAWTWDGPINLKNARFAEDTSPIDEAVPSPASQDYSKAYLHHLIKSGEYLGSMILSWHNTAFFQALMAEIRLAIEENRFEALRAELSQRWATTKSSARSPKDA, via the coding sequence ATGGCGACATTTCCGTTTGAGATAAAGGCCCGTGAGGGCAAGGCGCGTACAGGTGTCCTGAAGACCCCGCGCGGCGACATCCGTACACCAGCATTCATGCCCGTCGGGACGGCAGCGACCGTCAAGGCGCTGTATATGGACCAGGTCGAACAGGCCGGCGCCGATATCATTCTGGGCAATACCTATCATCTGATGCTGCGTCCGGGCGCAGAACGCGTGAAGCGGCTTGGCGGCCTTCACGCCTTCTCTGGCTGGAAAGGCCCTATGTTGACCGATAGCGGTGGCTTTCAAGTCTGGTCGCTTTCCCAGCTTCGCAAGATGGACGCCGACGGGGTAACCTTCAGGAGCCATATTGATGGGTCCGAGCACCGCCTGACGCCCGCGCGCAGCATCGAGATCCAGGCCGACCTTCTCGGCGCCGACATTTCCATGCAACTTGATGAATGCACCGATTTTCCGTGTACGCATGAAGAGGCTGAGCGCTCTCTCGACCTGTCGCTCGATTGGGGCGCGCGTAGCCTTGAAGCCTTCGGGGAGCGGGACAGCCAGACGCTGTTCGGCATCGTCCAGGGCTCAAACTTCCCTGACCTTCGAGAGAAATCGGCCAAGGGTGTCGTGGCTCAGGGGTTTGGCGGCATCGCGCTGGGCGGGCTCGCCGTAGGGGAGGGCCACGACCAGATGTGCGCGACCATAGATATGACGGTCCCATATCTTCCCGAAGAAAAACCGCGCTATGTAATGGGCGTCGGCAAACCGATCGACCTTGTCGAGAGCGTCGCGCGCGGCATCGACATGTTCGATTGCGTCCTGCCGACCCGCGCTGGCCGGCACGGGCAGGCATGGACGTGGGACGGGCCGATCAACCTCAAGAATGCACGATTTGCTGAAGATACCTCGCCAATTGATGAGGCTGTGCCGTCGCCAGCAAGTCAGGACTATTCAAAGGCTTACCTGCATCACCTGATAAAGTCCGGCGAATACCTCGGCTCGATGATCCTGTCTTGGCACAACACCGCTTTCTTCCAGGCGCTGATGGCGGAAATCCGTCTTGCCATTGAAGAGAACCGCTTTGAGGCACTGCGCGCGGAGCTCAGTCAGCGTTGGGCGACGACGAAGTCGTCTGCTCGCTCGCCGAAGGACGCCTGA
- a CDS encoding serine/threonine protein phosphatase: protein MFRLFSKPDKSTSEPKAASTPPGKRAYAIGDVHGRLDLLEQLLARIEEDVSKRPSKQTHLVFLGDLIDRGPQSKDVIELLIDYRPPDLKCHFLMGNHEDALLRALRGERKQLREWLYHGGDTTAESYGVDIAYVQTVGEEALEHALLSAIPNSHIRFMSRFLDSVEFGDYLLVHAGVRPGLSIAEQNSTDMRWIRREFLDSEADHGKVIVHGHTVEDEITQRPNRIGLDTGAYKTGVLSAVRLEDQAIETIQVRGMCATPT from the coding sequence ATGTTCCGTCTGTTTTCTAAGCCCGATAAATCAACCAGCGAGCCTAAGGCAGCGTCCACGCCCCCAGGCAAGCGCGCCTACGCAATCGGAGATGTACACGGGCGCCTTGATCTTCTCGAACAATTATTGGCGCGTATCGAAGAAGATGTATCCAAACGACCGTCCAAGCAAACTCACCTCGTTTTCTTAGGAGACCTCATAGACCGGGGGCCGCAGTCGAAAGACGTCATCGAACTGCTGATCGACTATCGGCCCCCTGATCTGAAGTGTCATTTCCTCATGGGAAATCACGAAGACGCGCTTCTTCGCGCCCTTAGAGGCGAGCGTAAACAACTCCGTGAATGGCTCTATCATGGCGGCGACACAACCGCAGAAAGCTATGGGGTGGATATCGCCTATGTCCAAACAGTTGGCGAAGAGGCACTTGAACACGCCCTGCTCTCGGCCATCCCGAATAGCCACATACGCTTCATGAGCCGGTTTCTCGATAGTGTTGAGTTTGGTGACTACCTTCTGGTGCACGCTGGCGTACGGCCTGGGCTATCAATCGCTGAACAAAACTCGACGGATATGCGCTGGATCAGACGTGAGTTTCTCGACAGCGAGGCCGATCATGGCAAGGTTATAGTCCACGGACATACTGTCGAAGACGAGATAACGCAGCGGCCAAACAGGATTGGGCTGGATACCGGCGCCTACAAAACGGGCGTTCTGAGCGCTGTGCGCCTTGAAGACCAAGCCATTGAGACCATTCAGGTGCGCGGAATGTGTGCAACTCCGACCTGA